From a region of the Mycobacteroides saopaulense genome:
- the fbaA gene encoding class II fructose-bisphosphate aldolase, with the protein MPIATPEVYAEMLNRAKEHSFAFPAINCTSSETINAAIKGFADAGSDGIIQFSTGGAEFGSGLGVKDMVTGSVALAEFAHVVAAKYGITVALHTDHCPKDKLDGFVRPLIAISQERVAAGQNPLFQSHMWDGSAVPIDENLQIAQELLAATAKAHIILEVEIGVVGGEEDGVEAEINEKLYTSSEDFEKTVDALGVGENGRYLLAATFGNVHGVYKPGNVKLKPEVLAEGQRVAAAKLGLAEGSKPFDFVFHGGSGSLKSEIEDSLRYGVVKMNVDTDTQYAFTRPVAGHMFANYDGVLKIDGEVGNKKTYDPRSYLKKAEASMTERVIEACNDLKSAGRSVSAGLS; encoded by the coding sequence GTGCCCATCGCGACACCCGAGGTCTACGCGGAAATGCTGAACCGGGCCAAGGAGCATTCCTTCGCCTTCCCGGCCATCAACTGCACCTCGTCAGAAACCATCAACGCCGCGATCAAGGGCTTCGCCGACGCGGGTAGCGACGGCATCATCCAATTCTCCACCGGTGGTGCAGAATTCGGCTCCGGTCTGGGTGTCAAGGACATGGTCACCGGGTCGGTCGCACTCGCCGAGTTCGCGCATGTGGTGGCCGCCAAATACGGCATCACGGTTGCCCTGCACACCGACCACTGCCCCAAGGACAAGCTGGATGGGTTCGTCCGCCCGCTGATCGCAATCTCCCAGGAGCGAGTCGCCGCCGGCCAGAACCCGTTGTTCCAGTCGCACATGTGGGACGGCTCCGCGGTGCCGATCGACGAGAACCTGCAGATCGCCCAGGAACTGCTGGCCGCGACGGCCAAGGCGCACATCATCCTCGAGGTGGAGATCGGTGTCGTCGGCGGTGAAGAAGACGGTGTCGAGGCCGAGATCAACGAGAAGCTCTACACCTCGTCCGAGGACTTCGAGAAGACGGTCGACGCACTCGGTGTCGGCGAGAACGGCCGCTACCTGCTGGCCGCCACCTTCGGGAACGTGCACGGTGTCTACAAGCCCGGCAACGTCAAGCTCAAGCCGGAGGTGTTGGCCGAGGGCCAGCGCGTCGCCGCGGCCAAGCTCGGACTGGCGGAAGGGTCCAAGCCGTTCGACTTCGTGTTCCACGGCGGCTCGGGTTCATTGAAGTCGGAGATCGAGGACTCGCTGCGCTACGGCGTGGTGAAGATGAACGTCGACACCGATACCCAGTACGCATTCACTCGCCCGGTCGCGGGGCACATGTTCGCCAACTACGACGGTGTGCTCAAGATCGACGGCGAGGTGGGCAACAAGAAGACCTACGACCCGCGCAGTTACTTGAAGAAGGCCGAGGCCAGCATGACCGAGCGCGTCATCGAGGCCTGCAACGACCTCAAGTCGGCGGGCCGGTCGGTCTCCGCCGGATTGTCCTAG